The Corynebacterium simulans genome contains a region encoding:
- the rplW gene encoding 50S ribosomal protein L23, with the protein MAKLANPRDIVIAPVVSEKSYGLMEQNVYTFYVSTDSNKTQIKDAIEQIFGVKVDSVNTVNRAGKRKRTRTGFGQRKSTKRAYVTLREGSDSIDIFGGGA; encoded by the coding sequence ATGGCTAAGCTCGCTAACCCGCGTGACATTGTCATCGCACCGGTCGTTTCCGAGAAGTCCTACGGCCTGATGGAGCAGAACGTCTACACGTTCTACGTCTCCACGGACTCCAACAAGACCCAGATCAAAGATGCCATCGAGCAGATCTTCGGCGTAAAGGTTGACTCCGTGAACACCGTCAACCGTGCAGGTAAGCGTAAGCGCACCCGCACCGGTTTCGGTCAGCGTAAGTCCACCAAGCGCGCTTATGTGACGCTTCGCGAAGGCAGCGACTCCATCGACATCTTCGGCGGCGGCGCTTAA
- a CDS encoding Asp23/Gls24 family envelope stress response protein — protein MTANTPANTDQNAAQNTAQNAATSTEQANTAAAAPEVNKNLETEYGTTTIDGAVVSKIAGIAAREVSGVAALGGGGARMMGSIRESFGASEDVRQGVTVQVNNAVATIEVAIIAEYGVAIHELAEAIRRNIMNAVERMTGLGVERVDVVVHDVKLPKEDTAGEQASNNALAQGQE, from the coding sequence ATGACCGCTAATACCCCAGCGAATACTGATCAGAACGCTGCCCAGAACACCGCACAGAACGCAGCAACTTCCACCGAGCAGGCAAACACCGCCGCTGCTGCCCCGGAGGTCAACAAGAACCTGGAAACCGAGTACGGCACCACCACTATCGACGGCGCCGTGGTTTCCAAGATCGCTGGCATCGCCGCCCGCGAGGTTTCCGGAGTCGCCGCACTGGGCGGCGGCGGCGCTCGCATGATGGGCTCCATCCGTGAGTCCTTCGGCGCATCCGAGGATGTGCGCCAGGGCGTTACGGTTCAGGTCAACAACGCTGTTGCCACCATCGAAGTTGCCATCATCGCTGAGTACGGTGTTGCCATCCACGAGTTGGCTGAGGCTATCCGCCGCAACATCATGAACGCTGTCGAGCGCATGACCGGCCTGGGCGTTGAGCGCGTTGACGTTGTGGTCCACGACGTCAAACTGCCAAAGGAAGACACTGCCGGCGAGCAGGCCTCCAACAACGCTTTG
- the rplC gene encoding 50S ribosomal protein L3, whose amino-acid sequence MSENEIKGILGKKLGMTQIFDEENRVVPVTVVEAGPCVVTQIRTAETDGYNAIQIAFGEIDPRKANKPAAGHFKKAGVTPRRHVAEIRMDDTSAYEVGQEVTADIFEGITFVDVTGTTKGHGYAGAMKRHGFAGQGAAHGNQAAHRRVGGIGACATPARVFKGTRMAGRMGHDRVTTQNLKIQKIDAESNLLLIKGAIPGARGGLVTVKTAVKGGAHA is encoded by the coding sequence ATGAGTGAAAACGAGATCAAGGGCATTCTGGGCAAGAAGCTCGGCATGACCCAGATCTTCGACGAGGAAAACCGCGTTGTACCGGTTACCGTCGTTGAAGCTGGGCCGTGCGTTGTTACCCAGATTCGCACCGCAGAAACCGATGGCTACAACGCCATCCAGATCGCATTTGGCGAAATCGACCCACGCAAGGCAAACAAGCCTGCCGCAGGTCACTTCAAGAAGGCTGGCGTAACCCCACGTCGCCACGTTGCCGAAATCCGCATGGATGACACCTCTGCTTACGAGGTTGGCCAGGAAGTTACCGCTGACATCTTCGAGGGCATCACCTTCGTTGACGTCACCGGCACGACCAAGGGCCACGGCTACGCTGGCGCCATGAAGCGCCACGGCTTCGCAGGTCAGGGTGCTGCCCACGGTAACCAGGCTGCTCACCGCCGCGTCGGCGGCATCGGCGCCTGCGCTACCCCGGCTCGCGTCTTCAAGGGCACCCGCATGGCTGGCCGCATGGGCCACGACCGTGTGACCACCCAGAACCTGAAGATTCAGAAGATCGATGCCGAGTCCAACCTGCTGCTCATCAAGGGTGCTATCCCTGGTGCACGCGGTGGCCTCGTCACCGTTAAGACCGCAGTGAAGGGCGGTGCACACGCATGA
- the rpsJ gene encoding 30S ribosomal protein S10, with amino-acid sequence MAGQKIRIRLKAYDHEAIDASAKKIVETVTRTGARVVGPVPLPTEKNVYAVIRSPHKYKDSREHFEMRTHKRLIDILDPTPKTVDALMRIDLPASVDVNIQ; translated from the coding sequence GTGGCGGGACAAAAAATCCGCATTCGGCTGAAGGCCTATGATCACGAGGCTATCGACGCTTCTGCAAAGAAGATCGTCGAGACCGTTACCCGTACGGGTGCTCGTGTTGTTGGCCCAGTGCCGCTCCCAACCGAGAAGAACGTATACGCCGTTATTCGTTCTCCGCACAAGTACAAGGACTCTCGCGAGCACTTCGAGATGCGCACTCACAAGCGCCTCATCGACATTCTCGACCCGACCCCGAAGACCGTTGACGCTTTGATGCGCATCGACCTTCCGGCCAGCGTCGACGTAAACATTCAGTAG
- the rplD gene encoding 50S ribosomal protein L4, which translates to MSNLKLDVQTAEGKTNGSVELPAEIFDTEASIALMHQVVNAQLAAARQGTHKAKTRGEVSGGGRKPFRQKGTGRARQGSIRAPHYAGGGISHGPVPRDYAQRTPKKMIKAALFGALSDRARNERIHVIEELVPGQTPSTKAAKAFIERLTERKNVLLVVGREDINARRSANNLPNVQILDAGQLNTYDVLYSDDVVFSVEALHTFVARAQGANEEVKEEK; encoded by the coding sequence ATGAGCAACCTCAAGCTAGACGTCCAGACCGCTGAGGGTAAGACCAACGGCTCTGTCGAGCTGCCAGCAGAGATCTTTGACACCGAGGCATCCATCGCTTTGATGCACCAGGTTGTCAACGCTCAGCTTGCTGCTGCGCGCCAGGGCACCCACAAGGCAAAGACCCGTGGCGAGGTTTCCGGCGGTGGCCGTAAGCCTTTCCGCCAGAAGGGCACCGGTCGTGCACGCCAGGGCTCGATCCGCGCACCGCACTACGCAGGTGGCGGCATCTCCCACGGCCCGGTTCCGCGCGACTACGCACAGCGCACCCCTAAGAAGATGATCAAGGCTGCTCTCTTTGGTGCACTGTCCGACCGCGCTCGCAACGAGCGTATCCACGTAATCGAAGAGCTCGTCCCGGGCCAGACCCCGTCCACCAAGGCGGCTAAGGCTTTCATCGAGCGTCTGACCGAGCGCAAGAACGTGCTGCTCGTTGTCGGCCGCGAGGACATCAACGCTCGCCGCAGCGCCAACAACCTGCCTAACGTCCAGATCCTGGACGCAGGCCAGCTGAACACCTACGACGTCCTTTACTCTGACGACGTTGTGTTCTCCGTTGAGGCTCTGCACACCTTCGTCGCTCGCGCTCAGGGTGCGAACGAGGAAGTTAAGGAGGAGAAGTAA